The following is a genomic window from Malus sylvestris chromosome 7, drMalSylv7.2, whole genome shotgun sequence.
ttcttcagtcggccttatactctggcggaaacaagaaaaccctctagcccagttcaagaataagcctgtggaaagttacttcttcgaaagcaaaagtatctcatatcaccttttctcattttcttctctttatccttcatgctacctgcaagataaggagaaggataacaatcagccggaactcgaaatcaaacttctgatctgggactgattgcttggagctctgattgcttaccttgtatgtcacctctttcagcagatcccctagctcggcgacttgggggactcctactacatggtttgtatcgcgcttgaccaagcctgaatctacaagtaagcgtcaagtgaaattgatacattaccttgtgcatctccaccagttaaagataccacccctggaaggaggaagagtacttccaaagaagatgccacatctacctatgagacagataaggcaagtgaagacgataccacacttcggtacttaaaagtttcgtgattacgagatcattcttccacaatatttcctaatgtcatttgtactaaatcattcacttgtactcattaaaggagagcttgaacctatataatgtgtaaacccttcacaattaatgagaactcatttactccgtggacgtagccaatctgggtgaaccacgtacatcttgtgtttgcttcctatctctatccatttacatacttatccatactaatgaccggagcaatctagcgaagatcacaaacttaatatttaagatgatattctttggtgtatgcttttcgcaaacgatatagtgttgatagatgaaacgcaggaaggggtaaacgcgaagcttaacctttggagaaaagtgttggaatctaaaggtcctcgcctaagccgatcaaagacagaatatatggagtgcaagttcagtgcaaacggaggtcaaaatgagttaggggtgaggatcggagatcaggaaataccaaagagcgaccgttttcgctacctaggatctatcttgcaaaagaacggagaatttgatggagatctcacccatagaatacaagctggatggatgaagtggaagagtgcatccggcgtgttgtgtgaccgtcgtaggccactgaagctcaagggaaaattttataggacggcaataaggccggcaatgctgtatggcatagaatgttgggcggtgaagcatcaacacgtaggtgtagtggagatgaggatgcttcgttggatgtgtgggcacacgagaaaggataagattatgaatgaggatatccgaggtaaagtaggagtagccgaaatggaaggaaagaggagagaaaatcggttacggtggtttggacatgtgcaaagaaggcctactgatgctccggttcgaatatgtgaccacgggacaaaggttcagggccgaaggggtagaggaagacctaggaaaactttggaagagaccctcagaaaagacttagagtacttggatctaacggaggacatgacacaaaactgagcgcaatggcgctataggattcatatagccgaccccacttagtgggaaaaggctttgttgttgttgttgttgtatgggTTTAACTTTAAAGTGCCCAACTATACCTTTGAACAGTTGACCATGGAGACACGGTTTGCTTTACATAAGCTATCAGACTTAAAAGCAAGATTAATGATGATCTGTTACAGTGTGTACAAGATTCTAAACACGCAAATTGAAcatggaattttattttttagaatttgtgaaCTTTATTGTTTGACTAAATCCAAAATTGAATTGACGTATTGAGTCATTAACATGAGATATTATAGTTAGGAGATGTAATGGTGGTGGCAAATGCGGTAATGATGGTGGCGGCAACATCAGTGATAATGGTATATGATGATGACATGTGGTGGTTGTTGTCGTTCTTGGTTgacttttttgtattttttgtttttaaacttCATTGGCGAAATTTTGAATAGGACAACTATCTAcatgaatttaaacttgggaattgaggtcttaatttcaagttttttttttctcacacggaaattctaaatttttatttttattaaccaAATAATGAAATTGATGCATTTcagtttgtaaattttgatcGATTTTCAAATTGAGGGACCAAAATAATGAGTATTAGATCTATTACAtagatcatttgtgataaaaccccaaaTAAATTGACCCTTTGCCATTTGTTGAAGAATTAGAGCGATCGAATATAGTTATATACTACTGTGAGAGTTGGTTATAAGAATAACGAACTTGCTCTTTTCACCTCTAGTTGTTCGAATTGTTGAACGTGTGGTGGATGATGGATCCTGATCCCAATTTATACTTATTTTAGATTACTTAGTTAAGTGAGGGCTTATTTAGAAGTGcatttaaaataactgaaaacgctttcggtgaaaatatttttgaaaacaaTCCTTAGTTAAATTGCAAGTGAATCCCGGAAAATCACTTAAAAGTGTTTCGTACAAAAAACATATACTGATGTTTCTTGTACAAAACACTTCAAatacttttggaacccaaaaacattttttctaaaagcgttttcagtTACTTTAAAATCACTTACAAATGATCCCTAAATTTAGATGGAGTGTATAGATCAACTCAACCAAATAGTTTTAATCAAACAACCTTGAAACACTTTATTTATCTAGTGTGTCGAGATTACATTATTGGGAACTtatttaacaacataatatgGACAAGCAAGCCAGGCACAGAACTTAATTAGATGCTGTCCTTAATGGATGCGCTATAACCGTTGTCAAACTGCTTGCTCCAAAGCATAACTCCTCCATACTTAGGCGAATTCTTAATAGCTGGAAGAACCTGTGACTTGAGAGCATCAGCAGGAACAAATCCGCCGCTCGGAGCAGCCGCAGGAGCAGCCGGTAACCCCAACAACACCTGGCTGGCGGGAACCGAGGCCCATTGGTTCCACTTGCTCAAAAGAGCGTCGGCATTACCGTTTGCATAATGGCATTCGGCGTTGTTGTAGAACTGGACCCAAACATAGTCAAACAAGCCGGTTTGGATAGCGCCGTCTAGGTGAGTATCCGGGAACGGACATTGTGGAGCTGCAGCTAAATAGACTGTTTTTGCCTGTCCTTTGTGTCCGTTCAGTGACCTGGCAAGCTCATCATAGAACTGCCCACCACCTGCCTCAATGTCGAAATCAACGCCGTCCAAAACAGCGTCTCCAAGCGGGCGCGAAGCTGACTGACCACCTAGGAAGTTGTTCCAGATGTATATCAGCAACTTGCCTGGCATCATCAGCTGAAGTGAGAGAGTAACTTCCGGCAGCCCCTCCAATCGAGAGGAGGacttttatgtttttggatTGGCAGGCTCTGATGTCGGAGCTCAGCCCCTTGCAAGTACTGCCGGGGTCGCAGTGGCCGGCGAGGTTCAGGACAGGGGGTTGGTTGTTGCCGAAAGTCGTGAGGAAAGCTATGTTAACAAACTGGTAGTTGCCTGTGTTGCAAGCATCTGCTAGGGTTCCTTCGTTGGTGTTTTGGCCCCAATACGTGGCGATTCCGGCAGATTCAGAGGACTTGCATGAAGAAATGAGGACCAAGAGGGACAGCGTTAGGGCTAGGGTTTGTGTTTTGGTTGCCATTTTTGTACGTGTGTTTTTTGGTTGTTGCTCAAAGTGCTTGGGAGGGTACATGCATTTATAGGCGCAGGGGACATATCTGGTTTAAGGTTTAGGGAAGAAAAGTATGACAGACGTGTCGTGCGGGTAAGAAATTGGTGCCATTCCTTCTGCTTGGAAGCTTATTGGCAGACGTGTCTTAAAATCTCTGTGGAAATAATTCTGGACTGTGGATTTTAGTCAAGTTCACTTGAAAATTTAGAACCGTCATTCGAATTAGGGCGactttaaaagtgtttttgcttaaaagtgcttttagtagAAGTAGCctatcaattatttttttttaaatgtaggCACTTTAAGAAAAAGTATTcggaagtgttttttttttctcttctattgtttttttttttaatttataggcACTTTGAATTTTTTCGCTCAAAAGGTATCAGAAACACTTTTAAACATGTTCTTAATAAAATGAAAGATTTCTAAACTTAGGATGAAAAACGAAATGATTTTCAAACGAGACTTAAACCATCGATTAGGTTAAAAAAAACCCACCAAACCTGACAAACAATCCCGATGGAACGTcatatttatatacatatatagagaCAAGCTAGAAACAATACGTGGAGAATCAACACAGCCTTATCATCACATAAACGTTTGGAAGTTTGTAAGTATGAAACCGAATGGAATATGCTGTGTGAGAGAAGGAGCATAGACTCccaattactttagtctaaagaaggCTTTTCAATTGCACTGTACAAATGAACAGTGTATGGAGCCGAATTTCACTTTATTTGCAAAATTGCCACAGCCCTTCTCTGCTGTTCAGATTGgaatttctatttatttatgaaattgccACCGCACGGTGGAAGAGCGCCCACGCGTCAATCATCGTGCAATACTTTTCCGTCCGTTCCATCCCCCTCTTTCATTCCCTCTTTTTCTCTCCTGACTCTCTCTATAAACATCCATCCCCCATCCCTCCCTTTTCTCACTCTGTAATTTCCCTCAGATCCCTCACCGATTCTCTCTCTCGCCAGCCGCGAACTCCTTGACAGCTCGCCATTCTCACTCTGTATGTTCAGCTGAGATAACTCATTCAACCGCAGAAACGAGGTGTGAAGGTGCGGACTTTACCAATTCTGCGCTTTATTTTCCAATTAATATCTGAAAATTGacaatttaaaaatttttgttttatcaaAAACGATCGGAGGAAGTGGGAAATGGCGAGCGCAGTGGACCCAATTTCATGGCAGGTTGGTTTAAACTTTAAAGCAGTTCCAAAATTTGGGATCGTTTCggatatttttaggtttttctgATTCTTGAAAAAACCATGGTTAAGAGTAAattcattatattttaatttttattgaattcaggtAACCATCTTCAGTTTTTCGGTTTGATTTAAAGGAATTTTTTAGGCAGAAAAGCTAGGGCTTTCCGGTGAGTTCTTTGGGTTGTACATCCGGGTGGctttaatttgtttaaatttgggGCTTTTGTGATTTGGTACTTATAAATGGTTTGAAATTTACGTTATTCTAATTTTAGTTCCCACTCAGAAGTTTGTACTGCCTCATCATTAGAACTGTTTCCGTCTGCTCTTCTTCTTGAAACAAGGTCGCAGATCCACAGGCCATCAAGGTATGtcatttaattatatattgtatGTATTGTATTATGCATGTGTGTGAATGCGTTTTTCTCTGTTTATCTGTATTGGTTTTCTTCTGATTTGGTTAATGgactttgtttttatttcagaTAATTTGGTTCATGCTAAAGTTATTGAACGTACGATGGAACCAGTGATCTTTCAAAAAGGTTGGTTCTTCTATATTTTTATCCGTTTGGTTGTTTTGAATGGACTTCCTGTATTCTTAATGAAGCTAAATTGAATAGCTGTTTTTCGTATACTGTTTTTGCTTTGTTAAATTAgttctttttttgttgaaaaatgttatttggTTTTGCAGATCAAAGTTTTTCAGCAAGAAAATTATCTGTCAAATTAAATTTATTGTTATAATTCTACATGTTCTTGGTTTGCATTTATTTTACTTGATTGTTGGAGCTCTATATTTTTCCCACAGTCACTGTGCTTATTTGTGTGGAGCTCAGTTTTGGTGATGTTTGGTGCCCAACAGTGTTGCAAGAAAAACAATGAGTGGAAAAAGATGAAATTAGATTCtgtatttgtctaattttttaagCAGTGCTGAAATCCAGTGGTTTATTTGACTGTATATATTTGATTCGAGTACGGCTTTTGCCATGGTTTTGTATTCAGTGTGTATCCcagctggaaaaaaaaaaggagagatgTGAGATTCGTGAAACCGTTTTCATTTGGGTaaaattagttttctttttttttttgtagtctGTGGGGATTGGTTTTCtgtcttaattttttattgagaTGTTTTTTCGCAATTGGTAGTCTCAGATTCGTTCATGTTTCATGCTTTTGTGTAACTGAACTAGGGTTTATTAAACTCATTGGCACTTCGGATTTCCAGTGGACTAACCACCCCGGATTAGGAGAGATCCGTTGTTTGGCTCCGTTTCTGGGATCCCATTTCCTGTCCGGACTTCAAATTCCCCCGGAtttttatcctttcttttttgttttgcttgatttGTTGTGTATAATTATGGTTAGGATTGCTCCTGGGAGATTAAGATCTGCTTCTGCTTCGCTTTTCTTGGATAATTGGGTTTTGTTTGGTAGCGGTTTGGTTGGTACATTGCGTAGAGATCTGTTTGGTAACCATATTTGCATATCTGTTTGGCATTAGGTGTGCTTTTTCTAACAGAAATCGACCAATAGATCTACCTAACTTCACCATTTGATTTTATCTGCTTACCTGTAATTGTTCTGTTAACCCTAAGCCGTAATTTTCGAAACAAGAGCTATGATTTTTGTTTGGATCATGTAATTGATATGTGATCACCATGAATTAGTAGTtgatgttttggttttttattctgTGATCAGAAGCCGGAGGTTGTCTTGACCTTGCTTTAGACTAAAGACTGTTAAAGGCAGAGGCTGGGCTCTAAACTATTGActctttaaaagaaaatttgaaatttagtGTCATTACATCACGCCGTTACCTAAGTTCTCTCATCCTAATCCCTTGCATTCAGTTACCAGTCCATCAGAAACTCCCATTCAGACTTACAATAgattattaataaaaatgaattcACCATGCATTCCGAAAGATAACAGAAGTAAAAAGTTAGTATCTAATTTAGTGTTCTGTAATTTGAGAACTAGGGTTTTGTTTCTTTAGAATCTTTAGGGGTATTTGTATTTGCTCAGagttctcttcttttttttttcctgtacCAAATTGCTTTATTTTAAGATTAATTAGTtactttcagttttttaatGAGCTTTGAATTATTCGAGCTCTGGACTGCAAATTGTTTATGGTAGCTATTTTGAATGAAGCATAAAGGTGTGGCCTTCTAGGTGATGGTGGTTAATTAGTTACTTTCAGTTTTCTTATGAGCTTTGAATTATTGGAGCTTTGGACTGCAAAATGTTTATGGTAGCTATTTTGAATGAAGCATAAAGGTGTGGCCTTTTAGGTGATGGTTGTTTTAGTATAACTATAAGCAGCATGACTATATTATTTGCTACTAACTGAGAGAGTGCACCTGCAATTCAAGCCCTTAAcgtgttctttattttttttaattgaaaatcatGTTTTTGTACCCTATGTTTCCACCTTTAATTAAGGAAGTGGTGAGGTGTTGGATTGTCTACTAATGTGTTATCTGATTCAGTGTTTGGGTAATGCCTAAATCAGTTGTGTCTCTTGCTGATTGTTCACATGTTCTCAAGCATAAATCAATAAATCTTAGAAAAAAGCATTTTCTTTGGTACCTATACACagttgaacttttttttttcttaactttTTCAGCTGGTTCTTTTCCGTGATTTAAGAAATTGAGGATCCATTTGAAAGACAGTAGTACAGATAGAAAATAGGGTTTAGGTACTTTTAATCATAATCCCTGCCTTATGCTTTCATAATTCATCATCCCAGCATTGTTTTCTATCTTAATTCTTGCACCAGTTGTTACCCTTGACAAAATCACGTAGAATTCATATTCTTTGGAATGATTCAAAATGATATCATGTGAAGAAGTTACATCACTGCTTTGATATTGTGACTTTCAATGTGCTTAAGAGCTTATGTGCAGTTGCATTTTTCTCTGTGCATTGCAGTTGATATCATGACTTTCAATGtacaagtttgatggttttaaaattttaattgtggaAATGGGGTTGAATTGATTATGTTATTAATTTAGCCCGGAAAGATTGAAGACTTTGTGTTTATGCTTGCAAGCTTGGTTTTTTAGAGGTTTTTGGTCAGGGAATTAATTGTGTTTATGGTTCATGTATTATTAAAGTTTTTGTATAGTTTTATATTGGGTTGCAGATGCTTTTGGCAGTACAAGAATTTGTGCTTTTGTGGATACGAAGAATTTGTGCGTACTGAACTTGATAATGAGTTGCCGATAGATAACAGCCCTGTGTAGTTTGTCGGAGTTTAGAGCGAGTTCATTGAACTCTTTAACTCAAACCCATAGAAATAGCGTtgtttctacttcaccagaaatcttcgacagattgcccgtaatttccgcaaagctgagtgtgcatgtgacaggtgctgacgaggctgaaaaagcaggtgcttcttcgatttctgagatcagccctcgtggtctctgagcagctcagcttttgagaaagcaaacgcctcttcgatttctgaagctccgtcgagtgcagatttttatagaggctggcattaagttccacagcacacttgaatctttaccagtagaagctcatttcttgcacttctaagatcttgatttgtctgacctcttcccttttcaacacatttgaaaatgtctgaaccctccgaccgtcgttttgacttgaaccttggagaagagacagccacgccttctacagacaacatatggcgcccatccttcatatcccctactggtcctcttaccgttggggattctgtgatgaagaatgatatgaccgctgcagtggtggccaagaaccttctcactcccaaagataacagactactttccaaacggtctgatgagttggctgttaaggactctctggctcttagtgttcagtgtgcaagttctgtgtctaatatggcccaacgcctatttgctagaacccgccaagttgaatcattggctgctgaagtgatgagtctcaaacaggagattagagggctcaagcatgagaataagcagttgcaccggctcgcccatgactatgctacaaacatgaagaggaagcttgaccagatgaaggaatctgatggtaaggttttacttgatcatcagcggtttgtgggtttgttccaaaggcatttattgccttcgtcctctggggctgtacctggtaatgaagcttcaaatgatgaacctccaatgcctcctccttctggggttttgtcaagtactgaggctccggataaccaccctccggtgctttctctttctggggctctaccgactgctgagacttcgcctaagcaacctttgtgaaggctcccttttgtttgtttattttgactcatgtatatgtacatatttgtggcttatcgaaaatattaataaataagctttgcttcatttcaacatattgtgttaaatacaccaaagccttcttcataaagttctttgaatttttgcttttgttgaaacctgtattgttgaagctttgtgagtgaagcatgtagtttgaggtagtgttcccttaatttcccgagtgaggaaaacttctcggttggagacttgaaaaatccaagtcactgagtggttgtgagactgccgagtatcaaggtgcagtagcatatggtgggagtcccccaagtcttcaggcgaagagagttgccgaatgaggtgtctagctagtagtcaatgtcatgagtaggaaaacttcacttgtttcttttcgaagtggtaacccagggctctttcttcatatattgtttttttgttatgaagatgtgttaggcccaaagaagtggaggcctaggcccttttttctttttttgtttttgtttttttttttttttttgttttttttttttgtttttttttttttttttgtttttttgttttttttttttttttgtcgactGAGTGAGATGTTTTCAGCTGAATCCAAATAGGGGGATGTTTTCAGCCGAATCCAAGGAGGGGGGAAAGCATGACTCATCATCATTTGTCATGATGTTGTTCCCACACTTCATCATCATTTactacttttccttttcttctttcataATATGCCATCAAtgtgtttaattttcttttgctttgcctTTCCTTTTTGGCTGGAAAGATTGCCATCTTTCCTCACAATCTGATTTGCTGCAGTCTTGTTGAAGGAAATGTGGGTGTTGGAGCTAGGTAAACCAAGGAGGGTGTCTACGTAGAGGGAGTGGTAGctcttcaatataacaccattttctgtggctcaaatcgcaaaaccatcttcatgaaagttgttccttagctCGTGAACTATAACATATCCGAATTGGAGATCCACCGGAGCAGTGcaactccagaaattcaggtatgatgagtgattgttcgtcatttgtatatcaacgcgtcagacttgttgtgagcttcaaaaactccattttctcttgctcagatcaacatactttcttcatcgaagttgttccttaacttgtgaactacaacatatccaaaattgagatccctcggagctgtataactcaagaaattcaggtatgatgaatgactggttattatttttctgtcaacccgtcagatttgttgtgagcttcgaaaccccattttctattgttcagatcagcatgctttcttcattgaagttgttcctgaacttgtgaactacaacctTGATATGGACACTTGGACACCTATATATATGTAAGTTATTGTAAATATGTTAGACATTGTAAATGTGGTTGTAAATAGATTTTCACATTTATTTAAATATGTTAGTCATTGCAGTTTCTGGTCTTTTTTTACTGAAATTGTTTTGGTCCCTGCCACTAAACTCTGATTTCTGCTATTAATTGCTGCTGAAATGTGACTTTTGCTATTAATTTTTTACCCTTTATATTTATGCTGCTTTTGGATTCCATTCGAATTAAATAATGTAGTTAATCTTGATATGAATTCTCTCTGCAACAATAGTTAGGGATTTTAGTTTAAATTATTACTGATTTGTTCTTGATCTGGCATTGAATCTTTGTTAATTTGGACTGTAGGTGGTTCTGATGCAGAGGAGAAGCTGTAAGAGGTTATGATCTTGCTGCACTTAGGTACAACTATTCTTCAACTCATATAAACTTTCTGGTAAGGTTCAAACGGTTAAAGAGTTTTATGATTTTGTAAAAGCTTTTTTGCAGTAGAAGCTTGGTCTTTTTGTAGTTGCGTTATGAAACTGTAACTTGAGTTAGTATGGGTTTCTTGCTAACTGATATGACTTAGGAATTCTAAAAGCAGTTGCATTTTACAATATACAGCTTCAGTTAGTATGATTTTCTTAATGAGTGGCATGTGaattcttaatttaattttggaAGGAGATCCGTTTAAAGTTGGTGCTATGTGATGAATTTAGCATTCggtattttattatatactggTGGCGAACATTTTTAGCATATTGGTTGAGAAAGATTTATCATTTTCTATAAAATAAATCTTCATTCTCACCATGTTGTtgatgttttttgtaatttgagTTTATAGTGCTTCTAAATGCTGTTTTAATTTAGGAATTTGAATAATTGTTTTAATTTCGGTTAATGCAGGATTTGAAATTTGTGATGATCATTTTCATATTCCTATACATTTTGAGTGAAAAAAAGCATGTGAAAAACCACATTAGTCTCTAGGTATAAATCACATTAGTCTAATTATGGCTAGGATAAAAAACCATGTGATAAACTATggcttttcaattattttatcaTGCATCTATAAACCAGAGGTCCGATTagcaaaataaaatttctcacataCCTGTAGTTTTCTTGCACTTCTCTCAGCTTTAGACTCTAGCAGATGATCCTATTAGTCTTTTTCTTTGCACTTCCAATCTTGCCTGTTATTACACCATTGCCCGAGTGTTCCACACAGAACAAAACGGATTCCTACAGCTCCTTAAACTATGCATTAGGAGATTTTCACAACCACACTAAGAATGAATAGGATATGATTAGAACTTCTGAAGACTGAGTCTTTCAAATAATATATTCAGCTTTATCCAATTCAATTTAAAATGTACAATCCCCGAATCTGAAAGATGCTGAGTGTATATCTTTCATCAGCATGAAAACTTCTCTTCCCCATAAATTGTGCTACTTCTGTAATTAAGGCGGAAGAGAAATAGAATTGCCAAAACACTACTATGTCGTCGGGTCTAAATCTTTAAGACACAGTTAGGTTGATTTAGGAAAAGTTTAGGACAAAGTTAAGTCTTTGTTCTTCAAAAATCAGAAGGGTGACAATGTAGTAAGGGTGTAAGAGTTGTCCAGGATCATGCAAAAAGAGGAATACATTCAGCATTTACACACTAAAATAGGCCAAGAGTG
Proteins encoded in this region:
- the LOC126629341 gene encoding uncharacterized protein LOC126629341; amino-acid sequence: MSEPSDRRFDLNLGEETATPSTDNIWRPSFISPTGPLTVGDSVMKNDMTAAVVAKNLLTPKDNRLLSKRSDELAVKDSLALSVQCASSVSNMAQRLFARTRQVESLAAEVMSLKQEIRGLKHENKQLHRLAHDYATNMKRKLDQMKESDGKVLLDHQRFVGLFQRHLLPSSSGAVPGNEASNDEPPMPPPSGVLSSTEAPDNHPPVLSLSGALPTAETSPKQPL